From Rutidosis leptorrhynchoides isolate AG116_Rl617_1_P2 chromosome 3, CSIRO_AGI_Rlap_v1, whole genome shotgun sequence, a single genomic window includes:
- the LOC139902708 gene encoding uncharacterized protein, whose translation MNYSNVDWVIGGDFNEVRNQDERKNYVFIERRANMFSNFIDSRHLIEIPLLGKRFTRISDDGSKFSKLDRFLVSESFLNSWGDISVTSLDRRTSDHCPIILKDMNKDFGPKPFKIFDLWLECIDVELVIVDAWNKEIKGSRCDCVFRNKMKNVKEALREWSKHRYSNLDVELDTWKKTVENLEIKAEQNTLTDTVREEWLNARVKWLSKEKEKEKAEMLRQKARLNCIAEGDDNTSSFHSTIRRKNNSSNIRGLNLNGKWEEKPTVIKEEVHKYFSHIFENKQTTIPDFESLNSLHFNTLDPTDVLMLEAPNHESELWNAIKDCEPSKAGLDRMASI comes from the coding sequence ATGAATTATTCGAATGTAGATTGGGTGATTGGAGGCGATTTTAACGAAGTTAGAAATCAAGATGAAAGAAAAAACTATGTCTTTATAGAGAGAAGGGCCAATATGTTCAGTAACTTCATCGATAGCAGACATCTAATCGAAATCCCACTCCTTGGGAAAAGGTTTACAAGAATCAGTGACGATGGATCCAAATTTAGTAAGCTAGATCGTTTTCTCGTTTCGGAAAGTTTCCTCAATTCGTGGGGCGATATTTCTGTCACTTCCTTGGACAGAAGAACATCAGACCATTGTCCAATTATCCTCAAAGACATGAACAAAGATTTCGGTCCAAAGCCATTTAAAATTTTTGATTTATGGCTAGAATGTATAGATGTTGAACTGGTCATTGTCGATGCTTGGAACAAGGAAATCAAAGGCTCAAGATGTGATTGTGTGTTTCGTAACAAAATGAAGAATGTCAAAGAGGCTCTCAGGGAATGGAGCAAACATCGATATAGTAATCTAGATGTCGAATTAGATACTTGGAAAAAGACTGTCGAAAACCTAGAAATAAAAGCTGAGCAGAACACGTTGACAGATACTGTGCGTGAAGAATGGCTAAATGCTAGGGTAAAATGGCTTagtaaagaaaaagaaaaagaaaaagctgAGATGTTGCGTCAAAAAGCCCGTTTAAATTGTATAGCAGAGGGAGACGATAATACATCTTCTTTCCATTCGACAATCCGAAGAAAAAATAACTCATCAAACATCAGAGGGCTAAACTTAAATGGCAAATGGGAGGAGAAACCTACTGTAATCAAGGAAGAAGTTCATAAATATTTCAGCCATATTTTCGAAAACAAACAGACAACAATTCCGGATTTTGAGAGTTTAAATTCTCTTCATTTCAACACTTTAGATCCGACTGATGTGTTGATGTTGGAAGCACCGAATCATGAATCTGAATTGTGGAATGCGATTAAAGATTGTGAACCCTCGAAGGCCGGCCTGGACCGGATGGCTTCAATCTAG